A window from Gossypium raimondii isolate GPD5lz chromosome 7, ASM2569854v1, whole genome shotgun sequence encodes these proteins:
- the LOC105796232 gene encoding diphosphomevalonate decarboxylase MVD1, peroxisomal isoform X2: MNVSEDESQLSAIARQGSSSACRSLFGGFVKWIMGKEDDGSDSLAVQLVDEKHWEDLFIIIVLERCRGIELQSFWVCVHAIFGHDTQANLEMSFGCSQTMTLGRD, from the exons ATGAATGTCAGTGAAGATGAGAGTCAACTTTCTGCTATAGCTAG gCAAGGTTCAAGTAGTGCTTGTCGGAGTTTGTTTGGTGGATTCGTTAAGTGGATTATGGGAAAA GAGGATGATGGAAGTGATAGTCTTGCAGTTCAACTAGTAGATGAAAAACACTGGGAAGATCTCTTCATCATTATTGTTTTG GAGAGGTGCAGAGGGATAGAGCTGCAGAGCTTTTGGGTTTGCGTGCATGCAATTTTCGGCCACGACACTCAAGCAAACTTGGAAATGAGTTTCGGGTGTTCACAAACTATGACCCTGGGGAGAGATTAG
- the LOC105796232 gene encoding diphosphomevalonate decarboxylase MVD1, peroxisomal isoform X1 — MNVSEDESQLSAIARQGSSSACRSLFGGFVKWIMGKEDDGSDSLAVQLVDEKHWEDLFIIIVLRDRAAELLGLRACNFRPRHSSKLGNEFRVFTNYDPGERLGGWEQEQ; from the exons ATGAATGTCAGTGAAGATGAGAGTCAACTTTCTGCTATAGCTAG gCAAGGTTCAAGTAGTGCTTGTCGGAGTTTGTTTGGTGGATTCGTTAAGTGGATTATGGGAAAA GAGGATGATGGAAGTGATAGTCTTGCAGTTCAACTAGTAGATGAAAAACACTGGGAAGATCTCTTCATCATTATTGTTTTG AGGGATAGAGCTGCAGAGCTTTTGGGTTTGCGTGCATGCAATTTTCGGCCACGACACTCAAGCAAACTTGGAAATGAGTTTCGGGTGTTCACAAACTATGACCCTGGGGAGAGATTAGGAGGATGGGAGCAAGAACAATAG